From Amyelois transitella isolate CPQ chromosome 17, ilAmyTran1.1, whole genome shotgun sequence:
CATATAAAGCTCCTATAGGAGCTTGGTTTTCTTGGGGCCagctaaaaagaataaatgataaatagaCTAATGATATGGCTTGATTTTTAGGCAGTTTATTCTAAAGGAAACACCTGGCTTATAACACAATAGGTTCACACAAATAAGCTATTTTGACCTTTTGTGGAgctgttaataattaatattcaaacaatttctttattgacAAGTATTAAAAGTTATACTTAGAGCTTAACCCCAGACTAATAAGAGCCCCCAATTGGGACCTAAAATGGTTTGATCAAAACCCCTTTCATAGAGTCATTATTCCATTTCTCCAGGAGAGCAGCTATAGTTGTATATATTACATTAGCTGCGGGAAGTAGAGTTCATGATTTAACACTACTTGTTATAACCGAACAAGGTATAATATAAGATGATATAATTATGTGGCctcaattttgaattttgttctCTAACTGACTCTAGAAGTTATGAGCAGTCAAGATGGCGTTTATTGCCCCATGCTGAGGAAAGAGTTTGCCTAGTTTAACTTAGAACTTTCAATAAATCCTGAACTTGAGGGtggaaatttaatattatatatataattattttttttaaaccttttaTGGGAGCAATATGCCTGCTTTTACAGCTATGATAGCTGTGTGTATAAGTACTATTTTCAAAGGAATTATTATTGATGCATTTCCTGGAAGTATAAGGTCGGCGGTGGCCCTTTCAGCTGTtcagaaaaattttaattgaggAAATTCATCATTTCACATTAATAGGAGTAATCATTACTGCTGTCAACATTACTGCCATCCAGTATATAAGTCACAGATTAACTTAAATGACTGagaacaaaataactttttgaatatttaagttGTTATGTAGAAAGATGTAATAGCATAATTAATGATGTTGATCATTAACTTCATTtagtgaataaaattattaagtacattatccttaaacttaataataattgttttgcaAATATATGGAGTAGTAAAGAGTTAAAACATGTTATGCTTAAATGTTACTTTATTTCAAGCTTGAaattatctaatttaaataagattttttttttatttattgagattaaatgttgttttaacatttatcaGGTCTATTGGCAATAGGCATGTAAATATGTTGCAAGTGATACATTTCAATTTCTGTTACCTGGGTatcacaattttaattgaagtgagttgatttaaaagatataacatattttttatttcttttttcagctTACAGTTCACATAGCGTTTTTGGTTCCTTTGATAAAGGTTCTTAATCATTTCTTGTCACCAGCAGATAACAAACAAGTCTTCATTATCTATGCTGTGTGTTAAGACCGTATATAATAGAACTGTTTTGCATTAcaacaaaacagatattatatacaattaacACACAGCATAGAGCAAGGCTCTTGCTGCTGAAGAACTACTATGAAGAGATGACATTGACAGGATGGATATGTCTTGCGGTGACCCGAAATGAAAGCTAAACCAATGACAATTTGTTGGCTTTATACCGTATGTATGGTAAAACCATAGACAGCTTCTTCATTATCTATGCTGTGTgttaattgtatataatatctgttttgttgTAATGCAAAACAGTTCTATTGTGACACCGAACTCGTTAAgaagtgatttaaaaaattcttgcAATTGTTAGGTAATTTCAAGCGAAGCCGTAAGCATtagttgatattttttgtgtttgtttaatGTGCTAAGAGATTATAAATAGAGATGAGATGAGACCGATTCTGGCAAATTTTCAACGACTAACCAACAGTGCAGCGTGCGTGCgagctgttggctctgtcaacccctcaagggatatatagacgtgataacatTCATATAAGCTAAAGTGAAATGAAAAGTTAAGTGAGGACTTACGAGTCATAACTTTGACACATTGGCTACGGCCATAATACattctatttcttttacagatttctatttatttttacaaaggtatttgttatttttattctgaaTCCATCACTGTCATTTCTTGCTGAAATATCAATGTCAAGAGCAGTTAAAATCGTCAAAACTACAAACATCTCGTTTACAATGTTGCCAACTTAGTAAAaggtattattacaaaaattgaaGGACATTAGTGAAAGAGAGTTTATTTAGAGTATTATTTAGTTCGGTGGCGAAATTTTTTGAAGAATTCCGGAAATTTttagagaataaaaaaaatgttttaaaaaagacaATTTAATATTCCTACAGTGTTAATACaagtgatttttaaattaaaatgtaaataacttaaattaatatacctagtatctattaagtataaaataaaccataaatttttaattactatgcaaaaaaaaaggagCTTTCAGTACCCGATACTGAACCAATTCATGAgatcaaaagtaaaaaaaaaaaacaatatttcaaaaCTATCTCGAAAAGTAAGATAATTGTGTGATACGTGCCAATAGTATAATACTCCAATTTACACATTCATTGATAAAATTCTGGCAAATTCGCGTTGATGTTCAGGTCAAGCGCAATGCCCACTCCCAAGCAAGACCCCCGATTTTTCCCCTAGCTTCCCTTTTTGCGAAAGTTCTAGACGAAGACGCGCGCAACAGCTAGTGTGTTTTTACAATATCTTTTGAATAGAAAACGTCACAATATTAGGGAAtaaatggggaaaattatgaCATGGGTTGGTAGCATTGCTTGTTTACAACTTACaacaaattgataaaaatttaattgcgtaaaaacacaaaacaaatCGACACTCTTATCATTAGTCCTTTCACATGCaccgtttttaaataaaacctgTAAAGCTTGATAAAAACTAGATTCTTTCATAATATAGAATAGGGAAAAAATGTTACGAAATTCCGTGAGATTCTTGAGAACACGCAGTCAATGCGGTCGAAAAAGTGCAACGTCTTTTTACAGGTTTGTTATAAACCTCTACTGTGATTAATATTTCTGGTAGTTGTGCTAAATctaatcttttgttttttttattaaaacagatATGCGGAAAGCAGGCATTTCAGTGGATTTCAACCTATAATTTCTAGTACAAATGTGGGCATTGGATCACCTCTTGTCAACAATTGTTTTTGCCGCAATATGTTCATACAAACTCAAGACACACCTAATCCTAATAGCTTGAAGTTCCTGCCTGGTACTAAAGTCCTGGAACAAGGGCAAACCATGGATTTCCCTAACATAGGAGCAGCACAATGTAGTCCTCTAGGTATGAAACTTTAATCATTAATCTTGAAGTATATTAGCATTTGATGAAAAAGATAGAATAGAAGGCTTTGCTCCCGTGAGAATTTTGAGATTAAAAGTCTTtacttattatgtaatttaaattatattttatcagtgTACAAAATTGCAGCAAAATCCTTTGTTGTACATGTCACATGGTTTTTGGAAACATTTATCATCACAGTTCACACTTCTACGAAccttttctaaataaatgttGCTTGTTCtatgtgtatttttctttgtatttcAGCAAAAATGCTATTCCGCATTGAAGGGGTAAAGGCTATATTCTTTGGTCCGGAGTTTGTGACTGTCACAAAACAGGATGATGATGTGGAGTGGAAGATATTGAAACCTGAAATTTTCGCAACAATCATGGATTTCTTTGCAAGCGGTCTGCCGGTTGTGACTGACGCGAAACCTTCAGGAGAAACAcgtaataataatgatttgatccataatattacttttgtCTCACTGGTAAGAGTCCGTCAGTCCTTAGAAGAACACAAGGTATACTTTAACATCTTTGTCCATGATCAAGCAGAAGGATAATCAGTGAATTGTGTAGCTTCTTCAGTCTTAACTAAGATACCTtagacttttatttttcaattcttgtttatttttatttgattctcTTGCCTTGACCTTTTGTGCAATATTCTCTTTTTCcacctggctttagtctcggttgcatcctcaccactctatacctctgaaaatagtcattggtacatggataaggtgggatttgaacatGAGTCTTTTATGCGCATCACATATTTTAACTGGACACCGAAATTTTACTGTAGTTTAAGCAATATTCTGATATTACTGGATTATATCAGTTGATTGAACTGTTATGCATTTCTGCTAACCTAACATTTCAGAAATCAATGAGGATGATGACGAGATAGTGCAGATGATAAAAGAATTACTTGACACTCGCATCAGACCAACAGTCCAAGAGGATGGTGGTGATGTTTTGTTTGTAGACTTTAAAGACGGGATATTAAGGCTCAAAATGCAAGGATCCTGTTCTTCCTGCCCAAGCTCAATTGTGACTTTGAAGAATGGTGTaagttgtttttctttttttaaatggtagGTATTTGAGAAGAAGAGTAAtgagtattaaaattattaacttacTCTGCAGGAAAGTTTGAGACTTGGTTGAAGTGTAAGGGTTACATTTATGATAATAGACAAACATCTAAGACACAAGCCAATCAGAGTTTGTTTTCCATCATGACCTGACCGGGgatcgaacccaggacctttTGGTTTAGAGACGAGAATTTGATAACTTCGCCAAACAGGCCgtcaaacaaaaaagaattttttttttatttcattaaaatattatttttatgaacaaaattgatgaaattaaaattgttttgtttttactttcagGTCCAGAATATGATGCAATTCTACATACCGGAAGTACTGGCTGTTGAACAAATCGACGACGAAGGCGAGAAGTTAagcgaaaaaatatttagagaatttgaacaattaaaaaacaaagaaaagaaaactgaataaaaatgttaactgTAAGTAGGTAGATATAGAATTGTATATATTGCATAGTATAATGTTATACGAAGTTCACAATTACATATTATGGGTTAAAGTAAATTATGCACGAATGTTTGAATTCTTttgttaacataaaaaaatagatttgttttaaagaatgatcaaaataattcagaacttcaaagaatattttaacagAAACATTGAATTATagatctttattttaatttggctGTATCtgcttctttatttataaagatagttataaataaattgttttgttaatcAAGTTgacatttattctttatttcaatttaaaaaagcaaCATTAGTCATTACATTGACTTACGTTTTGGCAACAACGGCGCCGGCGTCGAGTATCACAATACTCAGTAGTTCTTGTAATCTATtcttgtatacatacatacataaaatcacgcctctttcccggaggggtaggtattcttttatacctatataaacaaggtctttattttataaataaattttataatctatTGATTTTTCTTGATGAtgattttcatgtttttttttatttgattctgaaatttaaaaaaagttgttaaTTGGTAGAAAACTGGCCattttttaaggttttcaGAGGGACTGAGGTAACTGTAGGCCATTTACTTAGATACTGATAGATGTgtctttttgttgaaaaataaaattttaaaataagtatttttcaataaaaatacatagcaatactgtttatctttatttaccCAAAGAAATGGACTTGTTAAAGAGAGTTTTGGTCTGccttttttggaatttttataaatatgaaatggttgacacaatattattttttaaagtttccaAAAGAATgggagaaataaataaatttaaaccaaatagaaattatattatcatcatattcttattaatacttacaaaatataaatataatgagtAAAAGGAAACCGCTATagctatttaataaaaatgtgttgcTTAAATATAAGGGTcccttacattttattttacaaaattctatttttacaaaacttaccaaaaatttaaagtaaatatattaagtaagAGTAGATTAGAAAAATTAGGTAAGAATTTCgtcaaagtatttaaaaattggataAGAAATTTTCAAGATCATTGGCTATTTTAAAGCAATTTTGGTTTTATATTAGTAATTgtcatcaaaaataaattaatgttcatGTCGATGAAGGATAAGTTATcgtaaaactatttttatgcATACAATACTGTACAGTGGCAGTGTAAAAGGGGatcttaaaattatgaaataaacttACACTTTGATACATATGATCTAAGACAATTATTATGTaggcttaaataaaattacagcaaattaattacaaaagagcatagaaatctgaatttTAGAAggtaattatatgttttgtaCTTTTATATCGAGTCAAAAATCTGTGATCTGCCTCATCTTTTGCAAATTTCGTCGTcgaaattttttgttttcggagaaaaaataaattgagagACTTGCACTCAATTGTCTATTATAGAGATTTAAAGCAATCTCAAATAAAGTgtcatttaaacaattttttttatatgaaattgcCGCCTGAAATTACAAATCAGAGAAGGTATTGACATTACAAGTAAAGGATACAAGTCGATGACATGTTATCAAATAGAGTTCATTGGCCCTTTATTACTATTTACTGTACTATTTATATCACCACATGCGGTCGATTGCAATATAAGGTTCATTCCattataagtacatagttTTATGGCCACTTAAGAACCTGACGTAGAATGGTAACAGATTTTTAACACACAGTAAATCGGTATGCGaa
This genomic window contains:
- the LOC106143452 gene encoding NFU1 iron-sulfur cluster scaffold homolog, mitochondrial-like, with translation MLRNSVRFLRTRSQCGRKSATSFYRYAESRHFSGFQPIISSTNVGIGSPLVNNCFCRNMFIQTQDTPNPNSLKFLPGTKVLEQGQTMDFPNIGAAQCSPLAKMLFRIEGVKAIFFGPEFVTVTKQDDDVEWKILKPEIFATIMDFFASGLPVVTDAKPSGETQINEDDDEIVQMIKELLDTRIRPTVQEDGGDVLFVDFKDGILRLKMQGSCSSCPSSIVTLKNGVQNMMQFYIPEVLAVEQIDDEGEKLSEKIFREFEQLKNKEKKTE